From the Chloroflexia bacterium SDU3-3 genome, the window CATCTCAGCACTATCAGGATGAGCTCGACCAAGCGATCGATAAGAAAATCGACCAGGCTCTTGAGCGCTGGCCCGCCAAGCTCTGGCGGATCTTCCAGCGGCTGGCGATCATCGGCGTCTCGGTCGCGCTCTACTGGTTCTACCTCGCCCCCGTCGTCACCGGCTGGGTCACACAGGGCAACCCGGTGCTCGACGTGCTGATGTTCGCCATGCGCATGGCGCTCACCATCGCGCTCTCGATCGTGCAGTTTGTGGCGATCTTCTGGTTCATGGGGCGCGGGCGGGTCTACTGGGTCAAACCCGGCGAGACCGGCATCTCGTTCAAGGACTACCGAGGTAACCCCGAGGTGGTCGAGGCCGCCCAGCGCATCGTGACGCTGCTGAAGGGCGTGAAGGAATTCAAAGACATGGGCGGCGAGGTCACGCGCGGCCTACTGCTGATCGGCCCGCCCGGCACCGGCAAGAGCTACCTGGCCCAGGCCATCTCCACCGAGGCCGGTGTGCCCTTCGGCTACGCCAGCGCGCCCTCGTTCCAGAACATGTTCGTGGGCGTCGGCCCGCTACGGGTGCGCATGCTCTACAGCAAGGCCCGCAAGCTGGCCAAGACCTACGGCGCATGTATCCTCTTCATCGACGAGATCGACGCGATCGGCACGGCGCGCGGCGGCGGCACCGGCGGGCCGATGGGCGCGATGGGCGGGATGTTCGGCGGCGGCATGGGGCTGGGCATCATCAACGAGCTGCTGCTGCAGATGGACCCGCCGCCGCAGGAGGTGCGCTGGTGGAAGAAGGCGCTACGCACCATCGGCCTGCTGCGCAAGAAGGTCGAAATGCCGCCGGTACTCACCATCGGCGCGACCAACCTGGCCGAGACGCTCGACGCCGCGCTGCTGCGCCCTGGCCGCTTCGACCGCAAGATCGTGGTCGACAAGCCGGATGCCGATGGGCGGCGCGAGATCCTTGAGTACTACCTCAGCAAGGTCAAGCACGACCCGATGCCGATGGAGCGCATGGTCTCCGACACCATCGGCTACACCCCGGTTGCACTCAAGTACGTCATCAACGAGGCAGTCATCCACGCCCACTTCGACAGCCGCCAGTCGATCAGCTACTGGGATTTCAGCCACGCCCGCGAGGTGCACGAGTGGGGCCTGCGCCAGCCCATCCGCAATATGAGCTACGAGGATCGGCGGCGCATCGCCTACCACGAGGCCGGGCACGCCTACGCCATGGTCAAGCTGTATAAGAAAGAGAAGTTCCGGCTCACCAAGGTGACGATCATCCGCCACGGCGGGGCGCTGGGGCTGGCCGCGCCCAAGCCGGTGGAGGAGACCTACACATCCACCAAAGAGGAGGAGCTGACCAACATCCAGATCAGCCTGGCCAGCCGCGCCGCCGAGGAGATCTTCCTGGGCGTGCAGATGACCGGCGTCACCGGCGACCTGCAGAGCGCCACCGTGAGCGCCGCGCTGATCGTGGGGGCCTATGGGATGGACAGCAGCTTTATCTCCTACCTGCCCATGGGCTTTAGCGGCATGCTGCAGGCCACCATGTCCAACCCCGAGCTGAAAGCGCGCATGGACCGCATTCTGAACGAGCAGTACGCCCGTGTAAAGGCGCTGATCGAGCAGAATAAAGAGGCCGTCAGCGCGATCGCCGAGGCGCTCATCCTGCGCAACGAGCTGACCGACATCGACGTGGCCGAGATCTTGGCCAGGGTCGAGGCCGAGCGACCCTTCAGCCTCACCCCCGAGGGCGAGCGGCGGCACTTTGGCTTCGGCACACAGCTCCTGCCCGAGCCAGCCGCGCCGCGCCGCCACTACCCCAGCGACAGGCCCCACATCCCGGTGCCCTCGGCCCAGCAGCCCTCAGCCGAACGATAACATCGCGACAAAACACACGCCAGCAGGCCGTGGGGATGGCGTTCCCACGGCCTGCTGGCGTATTTTCGCCCCATGCGATGGAGGCGGATCGGGCCTAGAAAGCCCACCAGGCGCCATGCGCCACACGATAGGGTTGCCTATCGAGCAAAAGACTACGGTAGGCAGGATACCCGGTTGTGTGTATACTTGTGCTGTTTCTGCAATAGAGCGCGGTTGCAGCCTTTTTTCGTTTCCGATACACTAATGCCTATGCGAGCACTGATTACGGGTATCAATGGATTTGTCGGCGGCTACCTCGCCGAACAACTGATCGCCGAGGGCGGCTGGTCGATCTGGGGTATCGCCCGCCAGCCAGCGCTCTCCCTTGACCATCTGCGTGGCGCAGCCCAGCTCATCGTTGCCGACATGGCAGACGCCGACGATCTTGAGCAGGCGCTGCTCGCAGCCCAGCCCGATGTCGTCTTTCACCTTGCCGCCCAGTCGAACATCCCAAGGTCGTTTGCCGACCCGCAAAATACGCTCACCACCAATATCAATGGGCAGCTGGTGCTCTTCCAGGCGCTGATCAAGCTCAAGCTCAGCCCGACGATCCTGATCACGGGCAGCAACGAGATCTACGGGCAGATCCGCCCCGAAGATCTGCCTATCGATGAGCAGACCGCATTTCGCCCCGTCAACCCCTATGCGGTCAGCAAGGCCACCCAGGATCTGCTGGCGCTGCAGTACCATATCAGCCACCAGCTGCGCACCATCCGCATGCGGCCATTCAACCACATCGGGCCGCGCCAGACCGAGGCATTCGTCGCCTCGGCCTTCGCCGCGCAGATCGCGCGGATCGAGCGCGGCCAGCAGGAGCCGGTGATGCGGGTGGGCAACCTGGCCGCCGAGCGCGACTTCACCGATGTGCGCGATATCGTGCGCGCCTACGCGGTCGCGGCGGTGGCGGGGCACCCCGGCGAGGCCTACAATATCGGCTCGGCCCGCAGCGTCAGTATCCGCTGGATACTCGACACACTGCTGGGCATGAGCACCCACACCATTGCCGTCGAGCAAGATCCCGCGCGGATGCGACCAGCCGATGTGCCCCGCGTGATCGCCGACTATACGCTGTTCCACAGCCACACTGGCTGGCAGCCACAGATTCCCCTAGAGCAGACCCTACACGACATCCTTAGCTACTGGAGAGCAACGCTATGAAAGCTGTCATTCTTGTCGGCGGGCTGGGCACGCGCCTGCGCCCGCTCACATGCAATACGCCCAAGCCCATGATCCCGCTGGTAAACCAGCCGTTCATCGAGCACATGCTGGAGAACCTGCGCGACCAGGGGATCACCGAGGCCATCTTGGCCGTGCAGTACCTGGCCGAGCGCTTCCGCGAGGCCCTGGGCGATGGATCGCGCCTGGGCATCAAGGTGCATATTGTCGAGGAGCCAGAGCCGCGCGGCACGGCGGGCGCGGTGAAGAATGTCGAGCACATGCTGGATGGCCCGACCTTTGTGTTCAACGGCGATGTGATGACCGACCTCGATCTGCGGGCGATGTACGCCTTCCACCAGGAGCGCCAGAGCAAACTGACCATCGCGCTGACGCCGGTGGAGGATCCCACCGCATTCGGCCTGGTCGAGACCAACCCCGACGGGCGCATTCGCCGCTTCCTAGAGAAACCCCGCCCCGAAGATGTGACCACCAACATGATCAACGCTGGCACCTATATTATGGAGCCGGAGCTGCTGCGCTACGCCCCTGCGAACGAGTTCTACATGTTCGAGCGCGGCCTGTTCCCCACCGTGCTGGAGAAGGGCGACCTGATGTTCGGCTACCCATCCAAGGCCTACTGGACCGACATCGGCAAGCCGCAGGCCTACATCGACGTGCACCACGACATCCTCATGGGCAAGGTGCGCTACGGCTTCCGCGGAAATGAGATCGCCGACGAGGTCTGGGCCGAGGGCGAGGTGCAGATCGCGCCCACCGCCCAGATCCACGGGCCGGTGGTGCTTGGCCCCAATGTGATCGTCAAAGATGGCGCGGTGATCACCGGCCCAGCGGTGATCGGCGCAAACTGCGTGATCGGCGAGCAGGCCCGGCTGGAGGATGTGGTGCTGTGGGATGGGGCCGAGGTGGGCGAGGGCGCCGAGATCGAGTGGAGCGTGATCGGGCGCGGGTCGAAGGTGGGCGCGAAGGCGCGGATCAGCGACGGCGCGATCATCGGCGACAGCTGCACCATCGGTGCGGAGAACCATCTGACCAAGCACATCCGTATCTGGCCAGGGACGCAGCTGAACGACAAGTCAATCACCTTCTAGCACGTATGGAAGGTCGACCCAGCTGCCGCAGCATCCTAGGATCTGCGGCAGCTGTTTTTTGGTGTTCTACGAGCCGAGGCGCTCGTTGATCTTGTCGAGCACCGCCTTCTGGGCTGCGCCGCCGGTGGGCTTCGCGCCCGAAGCCGCGCTTGCGGCGGCACGGCGCGCCAGCAGGTGGTTGCCCCCAACGACCGCGACCACAATCGCCATCGCAGCCGCGCCGCCAGCCAGCAGCGTGGAGACCCGCTCGTACAGAAACTGGCCCACCGCCGATGCCTGGACCTGGGCCAGAAACCCAGGGTTCTCGTAGCAGGCGTAGATGATCAGGAAGCCCGCTGCCAGACAGCCGCTGAAGACCCCAAGCAGCGCGCCCGTGGTGCGAAACAGCGTGCTGGAAACCGCCGACGGAGGGAAGAGCAGGCCGCTGCCGAAGCCCACGACGGCGGTGGTGGCGATAAACACCACGGTGCTGGCGAAGCGCTGCAGCAGCGCGATATCGGGGTTGCCGAGGCGCTGGGACAGATCGGCGGCCAGCGGGGCCGACCAGAAGCTGACCAGGGCGGCCCCAAACAGCACCCCGGTGAGCACCAAGATCCCCCGCTGCAGATCGCGCATAAACCCGCTGATGCCAAAGCCGATGATTAGCGCAAGCGCTCCAAGCGTCACCAGAAGAGCCATAGATCTGCC encodes:
- a CDS encoding AAA family ATPase, translated to MALRPSQHYQDELDQAIDKKIDQALERWPAKLWRIFQRLAIIGVSVALYWFYLAPVVTGWVTQGNPVLDVLMFAMRMALTIALSIVQFVAIFWFMGRGRVYWVKPGETGISFKDYRGNPEVVEAAQRIVTLLKGVKEFKDMGGEVTRGLLLIGPPGTGKSYLAQAISTEAGVPFGYASAPSFQNMFVGVGPLRVRMLYSKARKLAKTYGACILFIDEIDAIGTARGGGTGGPMGAMGGMFGGGMGLGIINELLLQMDPPPQEVRWWKKALRTIGLLRKKVEMPPVLTIGATNLAETLDAALLRPGRFDRKIVVDKPDADGRREILEYYLSKVKHDPMPMERMVSDTIGYTPVALKYVINEAVIHAHFDSRQSISYWDFSHAREVHEWGLRQPIRNMSYEDRRRIAYHEAGHAYAMVKLYKKEKFRLTKVTIIRHGGALGLAAPKPVEETYTSTKEEELTNIQISLASRAAEEIFLGVQMTGVTGDLQSATVSAALIVGAYGMDSSFISYLPMGFSGMLQATMSNPELKARMDRILNEQYARVKALIEQNKEAVSAIAEALILRNELTDIDVAEILARVEAERPFSLTPEGERRHFGFGTQLLPEPAAPRRHYPSDRPHIPVPSAQQPSAER
- a CDS encoding GDP-mannose 4,6-dehydratase, whose product is MRALITGINGFVGGYLAEQLIAEGGWSIWGIARQPALSLDHLRGAAQLIVADMADADDLEQALLAAQPDVVFHLAAQSNIPRSFADPQNTLTTNINGQLVLFQALIKLKLSPTILITGSNEIYGQIRPEDLPIDEQTAFRPVNPYAVSKATQDLLALQYHISHQLRTIRMRPFNHIGPRQTEAFVASAFAAQIARIERGQQEPVMRVGNLAAERDFTDVRDIVRAYAVAAVAGHPGEAYNIGSARSVSIRWILDTLLGMSTHTIAVEQDPARMRPADVPRVIADYTLFHSHTGWQPQIPLEQTLHDILSYWRATL
- a CDS encoding NDP-sugar synthase translates to MKAVILVGGLGTRLRPLTCNTPKPMIPLVNQPFIEHMLENLRDQGITEAILAVQYLAERFREALGDGSRLGIKVHIVEEPEPRGTAGAVKNVEHMLDGPTFVFNGDVMTDLDLRAMYAFHQERQSKLTIALTPVEDPTAFGLVETNPDGRIRRFLEKPRPEDVTTNMINAGTYIMEPELLRYAPANEFYMFERGLFPTVLEKGDLMFGYPSKAYWTDIGKPQAYIDVHHDILMGKVRYGFRGNEIADEVWAEGEVQIAPTAQIHGPVVLGPNVIVKDGAVITGPAVIGANCVIGEQARLEDVVLWDGAEVGEGAEIEWSVIGRGSKVGAKARISDGAIIGDSCTIGAENHLTKHIRIWPGTQLNDKSITF